In Terriglobus aquaticus, the genomic window ACCATCTTCGCGACAGATCAGGACAACGATACGATTCACTACCGGCTTGCGACGCCGCAGGAACAGTTCGATGAAACCGCGACAAACTGCTCGACCCAATCACCGCCGGGGCTGACCATCAGCAACAGTGGTGTGGGCACATGGGATACCAGCAGGATCACTGCCGCCGGTTGCAACTACCCCGCGCCCGTAGCGGGGCAGATTTGGCCCGTGCAGTTCATGATCGAAGATCTGGACAGCAACGGACAGGTCAAGTCGAAGGTCCCGGTTGATGTGCTGCTCAAATTCGTTAACGTCACCCAGCCCGCTCCAACGCTCACCTTCAGCACGCCCACCACAGTCGTGGCAAGCCCGGGTAACCCCCTCACGTTCACGGCGACAGCCATAAACACCACGCCAGGTTCCCGCATCACGCTCAACGCAGTCGGTCTTCCAACCGGCGCCACGGCGACCAACATCAATCAAACTTTGACTCAGCCGGTCAGCAGTGTCTTTAGTTGGACCCCGACCCTGGCGCAGGAAGGTACCTACGTCATCGTTTACACCGCGACGAATGACACTTACGAACAGACAGTCGGTTCCGTAAGCGTCAAAGTACTGAGCTCGCAGCCGCCCTCCCTCACCTGCTCTACAGGCCTGACTGCGCAATACAACGCGCTTGCTTCGTTTCCACTGACCGTTCTGGACCCGCAAGGCGACGCCGTAACCGTAACGTGGTCCGTCGATGGCAACGTCAGTCACACCGACACCGTGGCCGCTTCGTCCAACGCAACCACGCTTTCGCTGAACCAGGCGTTCACTACACTTGGCGCGCACACCGTAAGCGTCTCGGCCACCAACACAGACAACCAGACGAGCACCTGCTCTACGCCGGTTACGGTAACTACCGCTGACCAGACGATCGCCTTCGGGGCGCTTCCGAATCTGACCTATGGCGATGCCGGCATCAATCTCGCGGCGACAGCCACGTCAAACCTGCCGATCAGCTACGTAGCGACGGGGGCTTGCTCCGTTTCCGGAAACACTCTTTCGGTTCAGGGTGTCGGCACCTGCTCGGTTACAGCGAACCAGGCCGGCGATGCCTCCTACAACCCAGCCACATCTGTTACCCAGACCACGTCGATCGCACCTCGTGCTCTGCACGTGACGGCGGCTAATGCAACACGCGTCTACGGCTCGGCGAATCCGACGCTGACCGGCAATGTCACCGGCACGGTGAACGGTGACGTGATCACGGCAACCTACTCCACCTCCGCAAACGCAACTTCACCCGTCGGAACCTACCCGATCACACCTGCTCTGGCCGGCACTAACCTGTCGAACTACAGCGTTGTTGCGAACAATGCAACCCTGATGGTGACGCAAGCCACCATCACTGTCAGCGCAAACAATGTCACTCGTAACTACGGCACCAGCAATCCAACGCTCACGGGAACAGTCTCCGGCGTGGTGAATGGCGACCAGATCACCGCGACCTACTCCACACCCGCAACCGTGTCCTCGCCTGTCGGTACTTACCCCATCACGCCCGCACTGACCGGTCCGGCCCTTTCGAACTACAACGTCGTCACAAACAACGGAAGCCTCACAATCAACAAAGGCGTGATCGCCGGGGTGCAGATCACCTCGTCGGCACCCACGGTCTTCCTGCAAACCAGGCTGACCTTCCAGGCCGCGGTAACGGGCACGGGAGGCACGCCTACCGGATCCATCTCGTTCGTCGATGGGACGACTCCGCTGGGTTCGGCACAATTAGTGAACGGCATCGCTCAGCTGACTTACTCGGACCTTACGACCGGATCTCACCAGATCACCGCCGTGTATTCGGGCGACTCGAACTACATCGGCGCTGCCAGCGCTCCAATCTCTCAGCAAATTGCCGACGTGGACCTTCGCCTGCAACTCAACGCTGCCGGATCCACCACCCAGACAGTCATGCCTGGCGGTTCGACCACTGTGGGCTTTACGGTCGCGCCCTTGGGTATGAGCGCCTTCCCGTCTGACGTAGCCCTGTCCGTCACAGGTCTGCCGCCAGGTGCAACGTACACCACCTCTACTACCAACGTGACCAAGGGAAGCTCTGCCACGCAGGTGACCTTGACCATCAAGGTGCCGGCCGCGACTGCGTCCGTGCGCAGCAACGAGGTCGGCGGCAAGGTAACTGCCATTGCAGTCGCTCTGATCGTTCTGCCGTTCTCCGCAGCCATGCGACGTCGCGCCCGGAGTCTTGGTCGCCTCACCGCGATGCTGTTGCTGGTACTCGGTAGCGCAACGGTGCTCCTCGGCCTAACGGGCTGCGGCACCAGCAATGGATTCCTTGCGCAACCGGAGAAGTCCTACACCGTTACAGTGACCGCATCCACCGCTGCGGTGAGCCGTAGCACAACCATGCAGCTCATCGTGCAGTAAGGACGGAGACCGTGAGAAAGAATCAGACGTACATCAAAAAGCTGCGCACCCAGGCCTTCGGACTGGGTGCGTGCGCCACCATGCTTCTCGCTGCCCTGGGAACCTGCCAGGCGCAGGCGGGAAGTCAGTCCAAGGCTACGGTGAGCGATCTCGCCATCACCTTTGCGGCGGATCGCACCAACCCCGTGAACGGTGCGAACACCTGGCTGCTGGGAGGCAGCGCAGAGTTAGGTGCCGTGGCGTGGAAGGGCTTGGGCCCTGTTGTGAAGGTGACCGGCCTGACCAGCGATGCGCTTGCAAGCCAGCGCACACCGTTGAATCTGGTCGTCACCGTCTTCGGTCCTCGTTACCGGTTTCAGCCGCGTCATGCCAGCGGGAAGCTCTCCGTATTTGGAGAAGGCATGCTTGGCATTGCAAACGGATTCCGTGGCTTGTTCCCGAGTCCATCGGGGTCGACCACCAGTTCGAATTCCATGGCTCTGGAAGTGGGTGGCGGGGTCGATTGGCAGCTGGCCAGGCATGTAGCGGTTCGACCGGTCGAGGCAAGTTGGCTCAGAACACAATTCAACAACTCCACCACGAACGTCCAAAACCACCTGATTCTCGAGGGTGGACTTGCGCTACGGTTTTGACCTGTACGAGTGACTAGCTTACGGCCGCGGTCGCGGAAGGCGATGACCTTGGGTCCCTTCCGCTTCTGCACCCTAAGCCGCATCTTCAGTTGAGAGCCAGGTACCTTCCGCCGGCCTTCTGCCGCTTTCCCTTTTCCAAGCTTGGTAAGCTAGGGCGCATAGCGTCCCAGTACTGCTGCGTCTACGTGGATTCCACTTCGCTGGAAGGTCCGCGCAGTCAGAAGCAAGTAACGGCAAGTCCCGAGCCCACGGGCACATCGTGGGTAAGGGAGCACTTCGGTATGCACACGTTGCACCACCGAAGCAAAGACCACGGTCAACAGATCAGTCAGCAGCAGGGCAGGTGATGTAAATGGAGAAGAGCTTGGGTCGAGCCACAGAAGCGTTGTGGGCAGGCGAGAGAAGTGGACATCCCTTTGGCGCCGCGCAGATGCCGCTGGTGCCGGCGATCAGCTTCGGCTACGACACGGTGGAGTCCTGGAGCGACGTGGCGCTGAACCGTGCACCGGGACACATCTACTCGCGCAACACAAACCCGACACTGGCAGTGCTGGAAGAGAAGATGCGCGTGCTGGAAGGCGCGGCAGCCGCGGTGAGTTTCTCTTCGGGCATGGCGGCCATCAGCAACACGCTGTACACCCTGCTGCGGCCGGGTGACCGCATCGTCAGTGTGACCGACACCTATGGAGGAACGAACCGCATCTTCACGGAGTTCCTGCCGCGCATGGGCGTGGAGGTCGCGCTTGCCCGAACGCATGACGAGGAAGAGATCCTTCAGGAGATTGCGAAGGGGTGCCACGTGCTGTACCTGGAGACGCCGACGAATCCCACGCTTAAGGTGCTGGATCTGCGCAAGCTATGCGCGGCGGGCCGGGCTGTGGGCGCAGTGGTCGTCACCGACAACACGGTGGCCACACCCGTGAATCAGAATCCGCTGGCGCTGGGCAGCCATCTGGTAGTGCACTCGGCCAGCAAGTTCCTGTGCGGCCACGGCGATGCGCTGGGTGGCATCCTGTGCGGCAGCGAGGAGCTGGTGCATCAGGTCTTCGCATACCGCGAGATCAACGGTGCGGTGCTCGATCCTTTCGCCGCATACCTGATCGCCCGCGGTTTGAAGACGTTGGTGCTCAGGGTAGAGCGCCACAACAGCAATGCCATGACGGTTGCGCGCTTCCTGCAGGAGCACCCTGCAGTGGAAGACGTCTTCTACCCCGGCCTGGAGAGCCACGCCATGCACGCCGTAGCCGCCAGTCAAATGCGCGGTTTTGGCGGCATGCTCAGCTTTTCGTTGCGCGAGGGCTACTCGGTGAGCGGGGTGCTCGAGCGCTTGCACCTGGCCTACCGCGCGGCGTCGCTCGGGCACGTGGAGACGTTCGCCGGCATTCCAGCGACTACGAGCCATGTGGAATGCACCGCGGAGCAGCGCGCTGCAATGGGCATTCCCGAAAGGCTGATTCGCTACTCCGTGGGGATCGAAGACGTGAACGACCTGACTGCGGATCTGGCGCAGGCGCTCGAGCGGCCCTGATGAACCGCAGGAGATTTCTGCAGGTCGCGGGGGCGTCGGCACCGCTGTTCGGCGCTGCCATGGCAAACGCTGCAGGCCCGTCCGCCGTGCAGCGCTCGGCCATCGCGCCCGCTCTCAAGGCGACGCTCGACGAGCAGATCGCACGCTACATGCAGCAGAACAACGCTCCCGGCATGCAGTTCGCCCTGGTGGATCTCCGCGGCACCGAGTACCTGGCGAGCTATGGCTTCGAGGATCTGCGGACGCGGAAACCTCTGACCCCGGATCGGCTCTTCCAGATCGGCTCCATCTCCAAGTCGATGGCCGCCATCGCCGTGCTGCAGTTGGTAGAGGAAGGCAAGCTGGACCTGCAGCGGCCCGTGCTCGATACCCTGCCCTTTCTGCCGTGGAGCACGCCTCTGGGGTCAGTAACATTGCAACACGTGCTGACGCACACGACGGGTCTGCCCGGAGATGGATCGCTCTACTTCCCCGGCAACTTCTGGACCCACCGGCAACGGTATGCTCCAGGCGAGCGTTACTTCTACTCGAACATGGCCTTCAACACATTGGGCCTGCTGGTCTCCACCGTGGATGGCCGTTCGTACCAGGAGTCGCTCACGTCACGCGTGTTGCATCCGGCCGGAATGAACGGGACCGTACCGTCGCTTGGCGGAGCGGAATGGGCAAGGCAGGCGACCAGCTATGTGCCGGCAAGCGTGGACGTTCCGTTTCACCGATTCG contains:
- a CDS encoding cystathionine gamma-synthase family protein yields the protein MGRATEALWAGERSGHPFGAAQMPLVPAISFGYDTVESWSDVALNRAPGHIYSRNTNPTLAVLEEKMRVLEGAAAAVSFSSGMAAISNTLYTLLRPGDRIVSVTDTYGGTNRIFTEFLPRMGVEVALARTHDEEEILQEIAKGCHVLYLETPTNPTLKVLDLRKLCAAGRAVGAVVVTDNTVATPVNQNPLALGSHLVVHSASKFLCGHGDALGGILCGSEELVHQVFAYREINGAVLDPFAAYLIARGLKTLVLRVERHNSNAMTVARFLQEHPAVEDVFYPGLESHAMHAVAASQMRGFGGMLSFSLREGYSVSGVLERLHLAYRAASLGHVETFAGIPATTSHVECTAEQRAAMGIPERLIRYSVGIEDVNDLTADLAQALERP
- a CDS encoding MBG domain-containing protein, whose translation is METLVSPFASPANHPPVAVSPAIVTVPIQSLATFTIFATDQDNDTIHYRLATPQEQFDETATNCSTQSPPGLTISNSGVGTWDTSRITAAGCNYPAPVAGQIWPVQFMIEDLDSNGQVKSKVPVDVLLKFVNVTQPAPTLTFSTPTTVVASPGNPLTFTATAINTTPGSRITLNAVGLPTGATATNINQTLTQPVSSVFSWTPTLAQEGTYVIVYTATNDTYEQTVGSVSVKVLSSQPPSLTCSTGLTAQYNALASFPLTVLDPQGDAVTVTWSVDGNVSHTDTVAASSNATTLSLNQAFTTLGAHTVSVSATNTDNQTSTCSTPVTVTTADQTIAFGALPNLTYGDAGINLAATATSNLPISYVATGACSVSGNTLSVQGVGTCSVTANQAGDASYNPATSVTQTTSIAPRALHVTAANATRVYGSANPTLTGNVTGTVNGDVITATYSTSANATSPVGTYPITPALAGTNLSNYSVVANNATLMVTQATITVSANNVTRNYGTSNPTLTGTVSGVVNGDQITATYSTPATVSSPVGTYPITPALTGPALSNYNVVTNNGSLTINKGVIAGVQITSSAPTVFLQTRLTFQAAVTGTGGTPTGSISFVDGTTPLGSAQLVNGIAQLTYSDLTTGSHQITAVYSGDSNYIGAASAPISQQIADVDLRLQLNAAGSTTQTVMPGGSTTVGFTVAPLGMSAFPSDVALSVTGLPPGATYTTSTTNVTKGSSATQVTLTIKVPAATASVRSNEVGGKVTAIAVALIVLPFSAAMRRRARSLGRLTAMLLLVLGSATVLLGLTGCGTSNGFLAQPEKSYTVTVTASTAAVSRSTTMQLIVQ